A single genomic interval of Prionailurus viverrinus isolate Anna chromosome A2, UM_Priviv_1.0, whole genome shotgun sequence harbors:
- the SEMA3G gene encoding semaphorin-3G isoform X1 yields MVPSAWAICCMLGGLLLLGGSPSPGPSVPRLRLSYRDLLSANRSAVFLGPRGSLDLRAMYLDEYRDRLFLGGRDAIYSLRLDQSWPDPREVLWPPQPGQKEECVRKGRDPLVECANFVRVLQPHNRTHLLACGTGAFQPTCALITVGHRGEHVLHLEPSSVQSGRGRCPHEPSSPFASTFVGGELYTGLTADFLGREAMIFRTGGPRPALRSDSDQNLLHDPRFVMAARIADNSDQDDDKVYFFFSETVPSPDGGPGRVTVSRVGRVCVNDAGGQRVLVNKWSTFLKARLVCSVPGPGGAETHFDQLEDVFLLWPSAGKTLEVYALFSTVSAVFQGFAVCVYHMEDIWEVFRGPFAHQDGPQHQWGPYGGKVPFPRPGVCPSKMTAQPGRPFGSTKNYPDEVLQFARAHPLMFWPVRPQQGRPVLVKTHLAQQLRQIAVDRVEAEDGTYDVIFLGTDSGSVLKVIALQGGASTESEEVVLEELQVFKVPTPITEMEISVKRQMLYVGSRLGVARLQLHHCETYGSACAECCLARDPYCAWDGASCTRYRPGTSKRRFRRQDIRHGNPALQCLGESQEDEATGPVAATTVYGTEHNSTFLECLPKSSQAAVHWFLQRPGGQGPDQVKTDERVLQTEQGLLFRRLSHLDAGIYTCKTLEHGFSQTVVRLALEVIVATQLNGLFPRDPRPEETPGWGGLASTPSKAWYKDILQLIGFANLPRVDEYCERVWCPSRSRGKQAKGKSWAGLELGKKVKSRGQTERNRTPREVEAT; encoded by the exons ATCTCCTGTCTGCCAACCGTTCTGCTGTCTTTCTGGGTCCCCGGGGATCCCTGGACCTTCGGGCCATGTACCTGGATGAGTACCGGGACCGCCTTTTTCTGGGGGGCCGTGATGCCATCTACTCTCTGCGGCTGGATCAGTCATGGCCGGATCCCCGGGAG GTCCTGTGGCCACCACAGCCAGGACAGAAGGAGGAGTGTGTTCGCAAGGGAAGAGATCCTTTG GTGGAGTGCGCCAATTTTGTGCGGGTCCTACAGCCCCACAACCGGACCCACCTGCTGGCATGTGGCACTGGGGCCTTCCAGCCCACCTGTGCCCTCATCACGGTTGGGCATCGTGGGGAG CACGTGCTCCACCTGGAGCCCAGCAGTGTGCAAAGTGGGCGGGGGCGGTGTCCACATGAGCCCAGCAGTCCCTTCGCCAGCACCTTTGTAG GTGGGGAGCTGTACACGGGCCTCACGGCTGACTTCCTGGGGCGCGAGGCCATGATCTTCCGGACTGGGGGTCCCCGACCAGCTTTACGTTCTGACTCTGACCAGAACCTCCTTCACG ACCCCCGGTTTGTGATGGCCGCCCGGATTGCTGACAACTCTGACCAGGATGATGACAAGGTGTACTTCTTCTTCTCGGAAACCGTGCCCTCGCCCGATGGTGGCCCAGGCCGTGTCACAGTCAGCCGCGTGGGCCGTGTCTGCGTG AATGACGCCGGTGGCCAGCGAGTGCTGGTGAACAAATGGAGCACCTTTCTCAAGGCCAGGCTGGTGTGCTCAGTGCCTGGCCCTGGTGGTGCCGAGACCCACTTTGACCAGCTGG AGGATGTGTTCCTGCTGTGGCCCAGCGCAGGGAAGACCCTTGAGGTGTACGCCCTGTTCAGCACAGTCAG TGCTGTGTTCCAGGGCTTTGCCGTCTGTGTGTACCACATGGAGGATATCTGGGAGGTCTTCAGGGGACCCTTTGCCCACCAAGATGGTCCCCAGCACCAGTGGGGACCCTATGGGGGCAAGGTGCCCTTCCCTCGCCCTGGAGTG TGCCCCAGCAAGATGACAGCGCAGCCAGGACGACCCTTTGGCAGCACCAAGAACTACCCAGATGAGGTGCTGCAGTTTGCCCGAGCCCACCCACTTATGTTCTGGCCCGTGCGGCCACAGCAGGGGCGCCCTGTCCTTGTCAAAACGCATCTGGCCCAGCAATTGCGCCAGATCGCGGTGGACCGTGTGGAGGCAGAGGATGGGACCTACGACGTCATCTTCCTGGGGACTG acTCGGGCTCCGTGCTCAAGGTCATCGCCCTCCAGGGTGGGGCCTCCACTGAGTCCGAGGAGGTGGTTTTGGAGGAACTCCAGGTGTTTAAG gtGCCGACACCCATCACTGAGATGGAGATCTCTGTCAAAAGG caaatgTTGTATGTGGGCTCGAGGCTGGGCGTGGCTCGGCTGCAGCTGCACCACTGTGAAACCTACGGCAGTGCCTGTGCTGAGTGCTGCCTGGCCCGGGACCCATACTGTGCCTGGGACGGTGCCTCCTGTACCCGCTACCGGCCTGGCACCAGCAAGCGCCGGTTCCGCAGGCAGGACATCCGGCATGGCAACCCTGCCCTGCAGTGCCTGGGGGAGAGCCAGGAAG aCGAGGCTACAGGCCCCGTGGCGGCCACCACAGTCTACGGCACGGAGCACAACAGCACCTTCCTGGAGTGCCTGCCCAAGTCTTCCCAGGCTGCTGTGCACTGGTTCTTGCAGAGGCCAGGGGGTCAGGGACCCGACCAG gtaAAGACAGATGAGAGAGTCCTGCAAACAGAGCAGGGGCTGCTGTTCCGCAGACTCAGCCACCTGGATGCGGGCATCTACACCTGCAAGACACTGGAGCACGGCTTCTCCCAGACTGTGGTCCGCCTGGCTCTGGAGGTGATTGTGGCCACACAGCTCAACGGCCTGTTTCCTCGGGATCCAAGGCCAGAGGAGACCCCAGGCTGGGGAGGCCTGGCCTCCACCCCCTCCAAGGCCTGGTATAAGGACATCCTGCAGCTCATTGGCTTCGCCAACCTGCCCCGGGTGGACGAGTACTGTGAGCGCGTGTGGTGCCCTTCCAGGAGCCGGGGCAAACAGGCCAAGGGCAAGAGCTGGGCAGGGCTGGAGCTGGGCAAGAAGGTAAAGAGCCGGGGGCAGACCGAGCGCAATCGGACGCCCCGGGAGGTGGAGGCCACATag
- the SEMA3G gene encoding semaphorin-3G isoform X3: MAGSPGGPVATTARTEGGVCSQGKRSFGGELYTGLTADFLGREAMIFRTGGPRPALRSDSDQNLLHDPRFVMAARIADNSDQDDDKVYFFFSETVPSPDGGPGRVTVSRVGRVCVNDAGGQRVLVNKWSTFLKARLVCSVPGPGGAETHFDQLEDVFLLWPSAGKTLEVYALFSTVSAVFQGFAVCVYHMEDIWEVFRGPFAHQDGPQHQWGPYGGKVPFPRPGVCPSKMTAQPGRPFGSTKNYPDEVLQFARAHPLMFWPVRPQQGRPVLVKTHLAQQLRQIAVDRVEAEDGTYDVIFLGTDSGSVLKVIALQGGASTESEEVVLEELQVFKVPTPITEMEISVKRQMLYVGSRLGVARLQLHHCETYGSACAECCLARDPYCAWDGASCTRYRPGTSKRRFRRQDIRHGNPALQCLGESQEDEATGPVAATTVYGTEHNSTFLECLPKSSQAAVHWFLQRPGGQGPDQVKTDERVLQTEQGLLFRRLSHLDAGIYTCKTLEHGFSQTVVRLALEVIVATQLNGLFPRDPRPEETPGWGGLASTPSKAWYKDILQLIGFANLPRVDEYCERVWCPSRSRGKQAKGKSWAGLELGKKVKSRGQTERNRTPREVEAT, encoded by the exons ATGGCCGGATCCCCGGGAG GTCCTGTGGCCACCACAGCCAGGACAGAAGGAGGAGTGTGTTCGCAAGGGAAGAGATCCTTTG GTGGGGAGCTGTACACGGGCCTCACGGCTGACTTCCTGGGGCGCGAGGCCATGATCTTCCGGACTGGGGGTCCCCGACCAGCTTTACGTTCTGACTCTGACCAGAACCTCCTTCACG ACCCCCGGTTTGTGATGGCCGCCCGGATTGCTGACAACTCTGACCAGGATGATGACAAGGTGTACTTCTTCTTCTCGGAAACCGTGCCCTCGCCCGATGGTGGCCCAGGCCGTGTCACAGTCAGCCGCGTGGGCCGTGTCTGCGTG AATGACGCCGGTGGCCAGCGAGTGCTGGTGAACAAATGGAGCACCTTTCTCAAGGCCAGGCTGGTGTGCTCAGTGCCTGGCCCTGGTGGTGCCGAGACCCACTTTGACCAGCTGG AGGATGTGTTCCTGCTGTGGCCCAGCGCAGGGAAGACCCTTGAGGTGTACGCCCTGTTCAGCACAGTCAG TGCTGTGTTCCAGGGCTTTGCCGTCTGTGTGTACCACATGGAGGATATCTGGGAGGTCTTCAGGGGACCCTTTGCCCACCAAGATGGTCCCCAGCACCAGTGGGGACCCTATGGGGGCAAGGTGCCCTTCCCTCGCCCTGGAGTG TGCCCCAGCAAGATGACAGCGCAGCCAGGACGACCCTTTGGCAGCACCAAGAACTACCCAGATGAGGTGCTGCAGTTTGCCCGAGCCCACCCACTTATGTTCTGGCCCGTGCGGCCACAGCAGGGGCGCCCTGTCCTTGTCAAAACGCATCTGGCCCAGCAATTGCGCCAGATCGCGGTGGACCGTGTGGAGGCAGAGGATGGGACCTACGACGTCATCTTCCTGGGGACTG acTCGGGCTCCGTGCTCAAGGTCATCGCCCTCCAGGGTGGGGCCTCCACTGAGTCCGAGGAGGTGGTTTTGGAGGAACTCCAGGTGTTTAAG gtGCCGACACCCATCACTGAGATGGAGATCTCTGTCAAAAGG caaatgTTGTATGTGGGCTCGAGGCTGGGCGTGGCTCGGCTGCAGCTGCACCACTGTGAAACCTACGGCAGTGCCTGTGCTGAGTGCTGCCTGGCCCGGGACCCATACTGTGCCTGGGACGGTGCCTCCTGTACCCGCTACCGGCCTGGCACCAGCAAGCGCCGGTTCCGCAGGCAGGACATCCGGCATGGCAACCCTGCCCTGCAGTGCCTGGGGGAGAGCCAGGAAG aCGAGGCTACAGGCCCCGTGGCGGCCACCACAGTCTACGGCACGGAGCACAACAGCACCTTCCTGGAGTGCCTGCCCAAGTCTTCCCAGGCTGCTGTGCACTGGTTCTTGCAGAGGCCAGGGGGTCAGGGACCCGACCAG gtaAAGACAGATGAGAGAGTCCTGCAAACAGAGCAGGGGCTGCTGTTCCGCAGACTCAGCCACCTGGATGCGGGCATCTACACCTGCAAGACACTGGAGCACGGCTTCTCCCAGACTGTGGTCCGCCTGGCTCTGGAGGTGATTGTGGCCACACAGCTCAACGGCCTGTTTCCTCGGGATCCAAGGCCAGAGGAGACCCCAGGCTGGGGAGGCCTGGCCTCCACCCCCTCCAAGGCCTGGTATAAGGACATCCTGCAGCTCATTGGCTTCGCCAACCTGCCCCGGGTGGACGAGTACTGTGAGCGCGTGTGGTGCCCTTCCAGGAGCCGGGGCAAACAGGCCAAGGGCAAGAGCTGGGCAGGGCTGGAGCTGGGCAAGAAGGTAAAGAGCCGGGGGCAGACCGAGCGCAATCGGACGCCCCGGGAGGTGGAGGCCACATag
- the SEMA3G gene encoding semaphorin-3G isoform X2, with translation MAGSPGGPVATTARTEGGVCSQGKRSFGGVRQFCAGPTAPQPDPPAGMWHWGLPAHLCPHHGWASWGGGELYTGLTADFLGREAMIFRTGGPRPALRSDSDQNLLHDPRFVMAARIADNSDQDDDKVYFFFSETVPSPDGGPGRVTVSRVGRVCVNDAGGQRVLVNKWSTFLKARLVCSVPGPGGAETHFDQLEDVFLLWPSAGKTLEVYALFSTVSAVFQGFAVCVYHMEDIWEVFRGPFAHQDGPQHQWGPYGGKVPFPRPGVCPSKMTAQPGRPFGSTKNYPDEVLQFARAHPLMFWPVRPQQGRPVLVKTHLAQQLRQIAVDRVEAEDGTYDVIFLGTDSGSVLKVIALQGGASTESEEVVLEELQVFKVPTPITEMEISVKRQMLYVGSRLGVARLQLHHCETYGSACAECCLARDPYCAWDGASCTRYRPGTSKRRFRRQDIRHGNPALQCLGESQEDEATGPVAATTVYGTEHNSTFLECLPKSSQAAVHWFLQRPGGQGPDQVKTDERVLQTEQGLLFRRLSHLDAGIYTCKTLEHGFSQTVVRLALEVIVATQLNGLFPRDPRPEETPGWGGLASTPSKAWYKDILQLIGFANLPRVDEYCERVWCPSRSRGKQAKGKSWAGLELGKKVKSRGQTERNRTPREVEAT, from the exons ATGGCCGGATCCCCGGGAG GTCCTGTGGCCACCACAGCCAGGACAGAAGGAGGAGTGTGTTCGCAAGGGAAGAGATCCTTTG GTGGAGTGCGCCAATTTTGTGCGGGTCCTACAGCCCCACAACCGGACCCACCTGCTGGCATGTGGCACTGGGGCCTTCCAGCCCACCTGTGCCCTCATCACGGTTGGGCATCGTGGGGAG GTGGGGAGCTGTACACGGGCCTCACGGCTGACTTCCTGGGGCGCGAGGCCATGATCTTCCGGACTGGGGGTCCCCGACCAGCTTTACGTTCTGACTCTGACCAGAACCTCCTTCACG ACCCCCGGTTTGTGATGGCCGCCCGGATTGCTGACAACTCTGACCAGGATGATGACAAGGTGTACTTCTTCTTCTCGGAAACCGTGCCCTCGCCCGATGGTGGCCCAGGCCGTGTCACAGTCAGCCGCGTGGGCCGTGTCTGCGTG AATGACGCCGGTGGCCAGCGAGTGCTGGTGAACAAATGGAGCACCTTTCTCAAGGCCAGGCTGGTGTGCTCAGTGCCTGGCCCTGGTGGTGCCGAGACCCACTTTGACCAGCTGG AGGATGTGTTCCTGCTGTGGCCCAGCGCAGGGAAGACCCTTGAGGTGTACGCCCTGTTCAGCACAGTCAG TGCTGTGTTCCAGGGCTTTGCCGTCTGTGTGTACCACATGGAGGATATCTGGGAGGTCTTCAGGGGACCCTTTGCCCACCAAGATGGTCCCCAGCACCAGTGGGGACCCTATGGGGGCAAGGTGCCCTTCCCTCGCCCTGGAGTG TGCCCCAGCAAGATGACAGCGCAGCCAGGACGACCCTTTGGCAGCACCAAGAACTACCCAGATGAGGTGCTGCAGTTTGCCCGAGCCCACCCACTTATGTTCTGGCCCGTGCGGCCACAGCAGGGGCGCCCTGTCCTTGTCAAAACGCATCTGGCCCAGCAATTGCGCCAGATCGCGGTGGACCGTGTGGAGGCAGAGGATGGGACCTACGACGTCATCTTCCTGGGGACTG acTCGGGCTCCGTGCTCAAGGTCATCGCCCTCCAGGGTGGGGCCTCCACTGAGTCCGAGGAGGTGGTTTTGGAGGAACTCCAGGTGTTTAAG gtGCCGACACCCATCACTGAGATGGAGATCTCTGTCAAAAGG caaatgTTGTATGTGGGCTCGAGGCTGGGCGTGGCTCGGCTGCAGCTGCACCACTGTGAAACCTACGGCAGTGCCTGTGCTGAGTGCTGCCTGGCCCGGGACCCATACTGTGCCTGGGACGGTGCCTCCTGTACCCGCTACCGGCCTGGCACCAGCAAGCGCCGGTTCCGCAGGCAGGACATCCGGCATGGCAACCCTGCCCTGCAGTGCCTGGGGGAGAGCCAGGAAG aCGAGGCTACAGGCCCCGTGGCGGCCACCACAGTCTACGGCACGGAGCACAACAGCACCTTCCTGGAGTGCCTGCCCAAGTCTTCCCAGGCTGCTGTGCACTGGTTCTTGCAGAGGCCAGGGGGTCAGGGACCCGACCAG gtaAAGACAGATGAGAGAGTCCTGCAAACAGAGCAGGGGCTGCTGTTCCGCAGACTCAGCCACCTGGATGCGGGCATCTACACCTGCAAGACACTGGAGCACGGCTTCTCCCAGACTGTGGTCCGCCTGGCTCTGGAGGTGATTGTGGCCACACAGCTCAACGGCCTGTTTCCTCGGGATCCAAGGCCAGAGGAGACCCCAGGCTGGGGAGGCCTGGCCTCCACCCCCTCCAAGGCCTGGTATAAGGACATCCTGCAGCTCATTGGCTTCGCCAACCTGCCCCGGGTGGACGAGTACTGTGAGCGCGTGTGGTGCCCTTCCAGGAGCCGGGGCAAACAGGCCAAGGGCAAGAGCTGGGCAGGGCTGGAGCTGGGCAAGAAGGTAAAGAGCCGGGGGCAGACCGAGCGCAATCGGACGCCCCGGGAGGTGGAGGCCACATag